Below is a genomic region from Lampris incognitus isolate fLamInc1 chromosome 2, fLamInc1.hap2, whole genome shotgun sequence.
AATGTTTTGGACCTTAGTTCTggggtaatatggtcaaatttatgGGTTTTTGTAAGCATTTGGGCCACAGCATTCTGTACACACAAGATATTTTTGCAGTAATTTGCAGGAGACCAGAGAACAGGACAATGCAATAATCAAGCCTGGATGTTTAGAGTAGATGCCCATATCTCAGTATTTATCATCAAAAGGCAACAATAGTGGACAGTGTTTTGTAAATGAAGCAATGATGTTTTTGTGATCTCTCTCTCCTGGACAAATGTTGTAACAGGAATTTTGAAAATGGGAGACTGTTAGTAATCAGACAGACCTTGTGTGTGTAATGCACCCTGTAGTGAGAAGTGTGTCTTTATGAGTAATATGTTTATTTATACAAGTCAAGAGTGCACACAAATGGTAAAATGTTTTTGTAGGAAGGGCAGTATTTGACATAAGGACAAAAGAAGGATGACAGCTGTTTGGAGAAAAAGCCTAGAAAATGCCTGAGATATGCTCAGTCCCACACAGATAGGACCCCAGGCAAACATGGATTGCTGATACATTGTCAAAGAATGTGGTGCTCCAGCCAAAGAGCTTCTGATGAACCGCCGAGTCTGTGACCTCCACAAGCCTGAGCCTTGGAGGGTGTTGAGATTGGTACTTTTCTGTGATCCCCGAAACAAGACTTTGATTTGTTTGCAGTGTGTGCTAATGTGTTTAAAAGTGGAGCGGCTCGTTTCAGAATTGGAGAGACAGTAAAAGTGCACCTGTGTTTATTGCAGCGATGCTGCCCTGTTCCTATGAATGCAGTCATGTAATCAAACTGATTAATGAGACCTGACTCCTGTGTTGCTGAATTTGCCCTGCCTATttgcctagtttttttttttattcgttAAAATTGTAATCCTCGAGCTTTGATATACATTTTTTTCTGGTCCTATTATCAGCATCTCAGTTTGGCTGAATGTGGTGCGACAATAGCTAAGGCAAGAGATACGATCCCTGGCAGGGTGCTCCTCCTGGGCTATACGCCGGCAGTGCTAGAATAACAACAGTTTAAATGGAGTGTGAACTGAGCGTAACAAGATGTTTCTCCTTAATTTAGGTTGATCAGTCCAGCCTCGGTCTCCCCTCACGGGATTACTACCTCAACAAAACAGCAAACCAGAAGGTAATGAATTGCTTGCTTACTGTGTAGCTACGTTATAGTTAAAATGAAAGCCCTATCTGGGCAAATGTAAAACAGAGGTTTTGATGAGAATGAATTAACTTTTGAAATGCCTATTCAGTCACATAAAGCAAGAGTTTTTATTGTGCAGAAATTCATAAACAAGAGTTAAATACCTAATAAACACTAGCTTATTGTTGTAAAAAGTCATTTGCAGAGGAAAACATCCAAAGGGTCATTATGAGCTCTACCCCACCTGGacagaaaatgaaaaaataatgaAACAAAAGAAGCATTTCATCCTCAAGGAAATAACTCCACAATGTCTGTGGCGGCCTGTGTTTACTTAGCCGAGGCTCATTTTCCTAATTTAATTGATTCAACATATCCCTCGGTTGTGTGCAACCCACTCTGACTTTGTAGTATCTGACGGCATACCTCGATTTCCTGGTGGAGTTGGGGGTCCTCCTGGGGGGCTCAGAGGAGACATCTCGCTCTCTGATGCAGGAGATTGTGGACTTTGAAACAACCCTGGCCAACATCACAGTTCCCCAAGAGGAGAGGCGGGATGAGGAGCTCATTTACCATAAGGTTCAGGCTAAAGAGCTAACAGTGAGTAACAAGCCAGGAACTTTTTCACTccagtatttatttatttcttagtTCCGTGGTCAAGATTTTGTAAAACCTAAGAGTATCTAGAGGGGATTGCATAAGAATCCAAAAGTATATCTTCATGTGTAGGCATATTAAAGTTGTGTTGAGGAATATTTTTGATATTAACAGTGAATCAAATGACTCACTGCTGATCACATTGAGAACCAAAACCACAGTCTACAGTTTTCCTTAACCAGAGACAGGCTCAACTTATGAGTTGCACGGGTGGCTTATCGATAattttatatgggggggggggtgcatcttTGGGCTGGATGTCAACAATGAGCTGAAAGTGGAGGCAAAGTTTGACTCTGGTTATGGAAAACAGTAGACTGTGGTGTTTATTCTCACTGCAAAAGGCAGTACAAGGCttctgggtagtgtggtggtctattccgttgcctaccaacatggggattgccagttcgaatccctgtgttacccctagcttggtcgggcgtccctacagacacaattggctgtgtctgtgggtgggaagccagatgtggttatttgccctggtcactgcactactgcctcctctggttggtcagggtgcctgtttggggggaggagggggaactgaggggaatagcgtgatcctcccatgcgctatatccccctggcaaaactcctcactgtcaggtgaaaagaagcaactggcaactccacatgtgtcggaggagacatgtggtagtctgcagccctccccggatcagcagagggggtggagcagcaacagggacagctcggaagagtggggtatggccggatacaattgggggggaaaggggggggtcaCACAAAAAAGGCGGTACAAGCAATCCTTGTGCATTACAGGGAGTCTTTTGATTCACCGCTAATATCAAAATATTGCTCAATGCAGCTTTAGGTGATCAAAGAAGTACATAGATTTAGGAAGTAAAAAGTATCTTCtgtacaaaacaaaaccaaacaacttCATATGCTTGAGTGTATGTCTTatcatgtgtgcttgtgtttgcaGACACTGGCTCCTGCTGTAGACTGGATGCCTTACCTTAATGAGGTGTTTGCTCCCGTGCCCCTCAATGAATCAGAGCCGGTGGTCGTTTATGCCAAGGAATATCTCCAGAAAGTCTCTGATCTCATTACCAACACCAATAAAAGGTTGGTTTATTGACCCTCCTTTTAACTCTGTGAGCAATCCAGTATGGCCTTTGTCATTTTTCAGGTTTAGCGATCTGAAAGTAATGAAGGTGTCCTTTTACAATACGTTTATGTGAGCAATGTTGACAGTGGGCCCTCAGTCCCATACAAATAACTTTTACTGAGATATACTGAAACagttttcacaggccttcaatctAGCTGGCATTGAAGTTGCTAAgaaaatagatagatggatggatggatatatggatggatagatagattgatgcatacatacatacatacatacacacacatatccttGAGTACATACATGTGAACAGACATACAGGcatgcagacatacagacatacgtacagacatgcatgcatgcatgcatgcatgcatgcatgtatgcatacataagtacatacatacatacatacatacatacatacatacatacatacatacatacatacatacatacatacatacatacatacatacatacatacatatattcctTGTTGTCTCTCTTGAGGAAATTTGTTGCTATGTACATTAAGTACAAGTTTACCTTCATACAAGTTTGCATATGTACATGTCCATACACTCACACATGGGTACACAGGTACAACTACATGGTACAAACATAAGTACGTGGTACTACAGATACTAAAGAATAACAGTGCTAAAGAAAAATATTTGTCTTTGCAGCCTGCTCAACAACTACATGATAATGAAGGTGGTGAGGAAAATGGTGTCCATTTTGGACCAGAGGTTTCAGGATTGTGAGCAGCGCTTTCTTGAAGTCATGTATGGAACCAAGAAGGTGAGTGATCTGGATAGATTCCCATTGGAGCCACTAACTTAGATGGCGATGATTGAAACCCAAAGAATGGTTGGACTGAGGCAGGAAATAACAAAAGACTATTTCAGCGAAGCACATTCACCCCTAGCTCATGGATACTCCTTCCTCTAAGCTAGATATCTGTCTCGctcactgtgcagtgttttgccaCATTGACCCCCTACACATTTAGCAGTCTCTGTTGTCAGTGACCCGCGAAATGGCATCAAGACCGGGCGTTGCCTAGTAACAGCTGGACCAAAATGAACGCAAagcggttgtgtgtgtggttgttgagGGCGTGTATTACGGTTGAGAATACCATGTAAGCTACCTTGACGGGACCGCTGGCAAAGAATTTGTTCAGTAAGTAAACCGTTATTCCAATGACTGCATAAACAACTACATGTTATCACACAATGAAaggcaaagctttttttttttcaatttgttgAATTTTGGAAGTACAAGACACAGGAGTTCACttctgtgacttttttttttattatgagcAATGTGCTGTCTGTTTGCAACCTTATTTGAGGTGCTCTAAGAACCCAAAATGGGCTTGGCAGCACAGCTATACAATTCAAAGTCCAGTGCAGTTAGAATAAAGAAGAAGaacgaaagaagaaagccacttcatttcgtcattgtacaggttacagtgaaatttcttctctgcatttaatccatcctattgtatagcagcaatgggcagctgcagcgcccggggaccaactccagttcttcattcTATTGCCTTtcttaggggcacagacaggagcattaaccctaacatgcatgtctttttgatgggagTCATTGACTACGGTTTTACAGACTCTTTCATAACTGGGCTGTGTGTAAACTTGACTGTGTCAAACATTAAAATGATGATTGACAACTTCTTTGGCAGTGCTCTGCTAGACCTGTTGGTTCAGCATGCAAAAGCCCTACAAGCATGCAAACAGCATACAGCATGCAAAGCCCTACAAGTAATTACCTGTTTGTAGCATCACTGCTCCCTGGCTAATCAACTAGGCCTGCTTCTTGCTTTCACAAATATTCACTTCATCAAGCATCAAACATGCTGTGTTTACTTAACTGTTATAATAAGAAATGCTATCTCTAGGCTGATTAGTaggacctggattattgagcatgcatcaagacactataTAACGAGTTTTCAAACCTAAAAAAAACAGCATACAAACATCTTAAGTGGTTACTCCACTGTATACAAACGCCACATTAGAAGTCCATATTGAGATGGCTTGTGCATGCCTATTTCACATTTTTCTATGAAGGAGGTCCAATTTGTAAACaataagatgtctttaaaaaggcAGGCATGGGGAAGGCATCTTACGCATTTTAAGACTATTTGACAGAAAATAAAGTCCCCAAATATGGAGGCATGACCTTCCTGTCCAGCTTAGATATGTattttatgaatgtaaaaaagttGAACAGCTAAATAGGCATTAAGGGAGATTAATGTCCTTCAAATATAGCTGTGCTTTGCAAGAAACCAGGGTGGATTTTGTATGTTCAGGAAGGCTTTTCAGAGCTGAGTGGGGGTAGAGAAACTGGCACAGAGCCAATCAAGTAGTTTCTCAGGGCATTTTTACTTGACCTACCTTCCTTGTATCTATGCAGGGTACTCAAAGGATTCATTTGCAGTGGAAAGGCAGATAAAGGGGAATTAGCAGCTGAATCCACACAGCTGCGAAGcatacagtgattttttttttcatctatgCAGATGAAACTTAATAAGCAGTGCAAAAGTGTCAGTGCCTTTCAGGCCAAGGTTAATTGAACATGTAGCAGGAGATTTTAAACATAAATTAATGTCATCATCAAATGGGAATTAAGTTGACAAGGCAGCAATTTGTGCTAGCTGACTGGCTCTGTAATAGATAGAGAATCTAATGGTATCTGCTTCAGTGTAAGGGCTCCAGTGACCCCAGACCTTATCTGAGTAGGATTCTGTTCCTCTGTCCTTGTTTTCCGCTGGGGTTACGCTGTAATAACAAACTAAAGGGTTTCTTGGcgtgagggatgtgtgtgtgtgtgtgtgtgtgtgtgtgtgtgtgtgtgtgtgtgtgtgtgtgtgtgtgtgtgtgtgtgtgtgtgtgtatctgtttcCAACTATGCCCGTGTGCATAGACCCACACTATATGACTTGCCAAGGGTGCTCCTCCTTTCCAAATCACTGTCTTCATCGGTTATTGTTTCTTCCCTATGTATAACTTGACGTAGATCCGTATTAGTCTATCCTTGTCCTACCCTTCGTCAAATTGTGAAGTTGTTCAAATGACCCAAGGAAGATTTTAGTCAGTCTTCTATCACTTGTACCCAGTTTAAACTATTCTGAATCCTAAAGTACTGTGCTAGTTTCATAAAATGTTCTAGATCATTGAAGAATTAGATGATCCCTGGTTGGTTTTAGAGAAACATACTGTTATACTCTTCAAGTGAAGCATTTGTTTGACACTCTTAGTACAGCAAATATGGTCTTTAAGGGAGTCAATTCCAAGTAAATAATGCTGACAAATATCTAAAGAGGTTAAGGCTATGCAAAAGACAGCAGCCAAGAGCTTGTAACAGCCAAGTCAGTGATAAAGAAAAGTTCAACGCTGTGGGTGAAAAAAGTCTTTTACCAGCAGTGGGCATGGCCTGAAATTGCTCCCCTCCCCTAAAAGCTTTGTTTCACATGGCCTCTCCTGTCTACCTTTGCCTTCGTTTGCATTGTCACAACTTTGATTGTAAATAGACCCAGATAGAAAGGGAAAGTTGAGAGGCATGGTCATAAGGGGGTGGGGGTTCCCTGCTGGTGCCATTCTGTCAAgtctcaggggaaaaaaaacaaaaaaaaaaccccaaaacaacagtCAGCCCTTCAGGGGGGAACATAATGTGTCTCCGCCTGTAGCAAGATAAAGGCCCAGCACTGCCTGGAAAGCAACGAGCCGTGAGGTCATGTATTTTCCAAAAAGGTCGCAGCAGTTGTCTGTGTAAGCAGTGAACCACACTTTGTCTGCTTTAAAAGCTTCTTCCGGTTGTTTTCCTGCTCACACTCAACATGGTTGTATGCAAGATTTGTTTACACTGAGGCTTTACACTGTATTTTGAAGTTGTAGTCAATTAAAATGTGCTGATGTGCTCCTGTTTGATGTTCCAGAGTTGTACCCCGCGCTGGAAGTTATGCGTCAGTGACACGGACAGCGCCCTGGGCTTTGCTCTTGGTGCGTTGTTTGTCAAAGCCACCTTTGCCGAGGACAGTAAGGCCATTGTAAGTGTTTCAAAATGCAGCCCACGCACACAAAATCTTTCCTCCtctgtgagatgatgtgtgtctGGTGGACATCCTGActttctccttcctcttctttgACTCAGGCTGAAGATATGGTCTCAGAAATAAAACAGGCATTTGAGGACAGTCTTAAGTACTTGACCTGGATGGACCCAGAAACCAAAAGAGCAGCAAAAGagaaggtttgttttgttttgattttcttgCCCGAGGACATTTTTTTCTCTGCTGCTACCTTGGGGACACGTTTAACATGAACAGTAAAGCTATAGTTAGTTCCATTGAACTGTGAACACATGCTGCTTTGCTTACTGCTGAGGAATAGTGTTACTATGCAGTGCCATCTGGTGTGGTATTGTGTCGTTACAATTTTCTGTCCTATTGTTTCGCAGGCAGACGCAatctacaacatggttggataCCCACAGTTCATCATGAATTCCTCAAAGCTTGACAAAGTGTTCAATGATGTAGGTAAATGTAGTAAGATGTATGTAAATTAAATGATTTAGGTAAATTGTACTGTATAAATGATTTGTGTCGCTTACATAATACTACATCATACACCTTACATCATACTATAGAATGCACTCGTTATCTTATTTCCTTCTGCCCAAACATTGCACTTGAGGCACCTTGTAACGTTGTTTAGAAatgtgcaatataaataaagtttattattattattgatgccCCTCTCTCATTTCCAGTTTGAGGTGGTGTCCGACCTTTATTTCCAAAATGTCATGCAGTACTACAACTTCTCAGCCAGAGTGACTGCAGACCAGCTGAGGAAAATTCCCAACAGAAACCAGTGAGTCCCTCTCTTtaacacccccccaacacacacacacacacacacaccatatatatatatttaaacagacacacacacacacacacacacacacacacacacacacacacacacacatacagacgtaCCCTCCCCTACCCTCACTTGACCCCTTGTGCCAGAGAAGAAGTCTAATGCTCTGACAGGGACAAATTGTCTTTATGCTGACTCAGTGGAATAACGCAGCCGTCAATGATCGCTCCCTAGCAACTGGGCTGTCTCCACAGAACTGATATTTGTCTAAGGCCAGGACAGAGTTTCCAAATATTGCAAACTGGTAGAGAAGTGTCGCTAGTCTGTATCTGTCACAATCAGAGATGAAGTGGAAGATAAACCCACCTAATCTCACTTTACACATATCGTCTGCAGCATGGCGTTTACCCGTCTTCTTGGGGCTGATGTATTTTTCTCAATATAGCCCAATGGCTATATTATAGCTAAGTGGCATCAGGCTAATTCAAATCAGATGGCCATTGTGCCTTTTAAGAACAAAAGCATAAAAAAAATACATTGGATGAGAACACTGGTTGTTTGCTTTACGTTGATCACCGCTTGGATTTCATAGTTAGCCCATCCATTTGTTTACCACTACTTTCCAATACGGTGTTATGGTTTTGTGCCCTTTGTTTTTACAGGTGGAGTATGACCCCACCAACTGTTAATGCATATTATAACCCCACCAAGAATGAGATGGTTTTGCCAGCTGGAATTCTCCAAGCTCCATTCTACAGCCATTCCTGGCCTAAGTATGTCTACATCTCAACTTCTATATAGTTCCTTGCCAGTGAGCCGCACCTTCTCATACAGTTAACAAGGTCAAAGCTCTGTTTTGTATTATTTACATTTTTGCACATATAGAACAAACTCATCAGACCTTTTGTAGTAATAGTTTTGTGCTCTGTATTGTGTCTTAGGAATGTCAGATTCATTTTACTGTCTATTGAATTTCAAAtgtcaaaaggttttttttttatctgtttttttagAGCTCTTAATTTCGGGGGTATTGGTGTGGTCATGGGACATGAGCTAACCCATGCTTTTGATGACCAAGGTTGGAAAATACATATTTCTGATGTTTttacttttctaaaaaaaaaaagaagacatttaaACATTGTTGTTTTTGCCCTGGTGGTGCTTTCAAGAGTGACTGCTTACATGACCGAGCAGTGGGTCAATAATGTATTATGTTTGACTGTGAAAGGCAGGGAATATGACAAGGATGGGAATCTGCGCTCCTGGTGGAAGAACTCCTCTGTGGAGGCCTTTAAGAAACAGACTCAGTGTATGGTGGAGCAATACAGCAACTACAGCATCAACCAGGAGCCCCTGAACGGGAAACACACCTTGGGAGAGAACATTGCAGACAATGGTGGACTCAGAGCTGCCTACAAGGTTTGATATCACAATAGTAATCAAAAGATAGCCTGCCTAGTTTTATCAGTGTTTTAACAATGAGCATTACTTATCCCCATCCAGGGAATT
It encodes:
- the ece1 gene encoding endothelin-converting enzyme 1 isoform X3, which codes for MQVTHRNGHGLICWTERTHREKRLLVLVCALSVGLFISLITTGVFYKQSHPGLCLTEPCITVASAVMSSLDRSVDPCQDFYNFSCGGWVKNNPLPEGKSRWGPFSNLWEHNMLIMKHLLENTTMKGLSEAEEKAQRYYQACMNEAKIEALGAQPLQELINQTGGWALTGPWDKNNFQEVLRIVSARYRTSPFFTVFVSTDSKNSNSNIIQVDQSSLGLPSRDYYLNKTANQKYLTAYLDFLVELGVLLGGSEETSRSLMQEIVDFETTLANITVPQEERRDEELIYHKVQAKELTTLAPAVDWMPYLNEVFAPVPLNESEPVVVYAKEYLQKVSDLITNTNKSLLNNYMIMKVVRKMVSILDQRFQDCEQRFLEVMYGTKKSCTPRWKLCVSDTDSALGFALGALFVKATFAEDSKAIAEDMVSEIKQAFEDSLKYLTWMDPETKRAAKEKADAIYNMVGYPQFIMNSSKLDKVFNDFEVVSDLYFQNVMQYYNFSARVTADQLRKIPNRNQWSMTPPTVNAYYNPTKNEMVLPAGILQAPFYSHSWPKALNFGGIGVVMGHELTHAFDDQGREYDKDGNLRSWWKNSSVEAFKKQTQCMVEQYSNYSINQEPLNGKHTLGENIADNGGLRAAYKAYVNWIKKNGEEATLPALGMTNHQLFFVGFAQVWCAVRTPESSHEGLITDPHSPSRFRVIGTISNSHEFSKHFGCKANAAMNPKHKCELW
- the ece1 gene encoding endothelin-converting enzyme 1 isoform X2, with protein sequence MMSSYRRATLDEEELVDSTGDEIYPSSPMQVTHRNGHGLICWTERTHREKRLLVLVCALSVGLFISLITTGVFYKQSHPGLCLTEPCITVASAVMSSLDRSVDPCQDFYNFSCGGWVKNNPLPEGKSRWGPFSNLWEHNMLIMKHLLENTTMKGLSEAEEKAQRYYQACMNEAKIEALGAQPLQELINQTGGWALTGPWDKNNFQEVLRIVSARYRTSPFFTVFVSTDSKNSNSNIIQVDQSSLGLPSRDYYLNKTANQKYLTAYLDFLVELGVLLGGSEETSRSLMQEIVDFETTLANITVPQEERRDEELIYHKVQAKELTTLAPAVDWMPYLNEVFAPVPLNESEPVVVYAKEYLQKVSDLITNTNKSLLNNYMIMKVVRKMVSILDQRFQDCEQRFLEVMYGTKKSCTPRWKLCVSDTDSALGFALGALFVKATFAEDSKAIAEDMVSEIKQAFEDSLKYLTWMDPETKRAAKEKADAIYNMVGYPQFIMNSSKLDKVFNDFEVVSDLYFQNVMQYYNFSARVTADQLRKIPNRNQWSMTPPTVNAYYNPTKNEMVLPAGILQAPFYSHSWPKALNFGGIGVVMGHELTHAFDDQGREYDKDGNLRSWWKNSSVEAFKKQTQCMVEQYSNYSINQEPLNGKHTLGENIADNGGLRAAYKAYVNWIKKNGEEATLPALGMTNHQLFFVGFAQVWCAVRTPESSHEGLITDPHSPSRFRVIGTISNSHEFSKHFGCKANAAMNPKHKCELW
- the ece1 gene encoding endothelin-converting enzyme 1 isoform X1, which gives rise to MEALRESILHLTFQMSSYRRATLDEEELVDSTGDEIYPSSPMQVTHRNGHGLICWTERTHREKRLLVLVCALSVGLFISLITTGVFYKQSHPGLCLTEPCITVASAVMSSLDRSVDPCQDFYNFSCGGWVKNNPLPEGKSRWGPFSNLWEHNMLIMKHLLENTTMKGLSEAEEKAQRYYQACMNEAKIEALGAQPLQELINQTGGWALTGPWDKNNFQEVLRIVSARYRTSPFFTVFVSTDSKNSNSNIIQVDQSSLGLPSRDYYLNKTANQKYLTAYLDFLVELGVLLGGSEETSRSLMQEIVDFETTLANITVPQEERRDEELIYHKVQAKELTTLAPAVDWMPYLNEVFAPVPLNESEPVVVYAKEYLQKVSDLITNTNKSLLNNYMIMKVVRKMVSILDQRFQDCEQRFLEVMYGTKKSCTPRWKLCVSDTDSALGFALGALFVKATFAEDSKAIAEDMVSEIKQAFEDSLKYLTWMDPETKRAAKEKADAIYNMVGYPQFIMNSSKLDKVFNDFEVVSDLYFQNVMQYYNFSARVTADQLRKIPNRNQWSMTPPTVNAYYNPTKNEMVLPAGILQAPFYSHSWPKALNFGGIGVVMGHELTHAFDDQGREYDKDGNLRSWWKNSSVEAFKKQTQCMVEQYSNYSINQEPLNGKHTLGENIADNGGLRAAYKAYVNWIKKNGEEATLPALGMTNHQLFFVGFAQVWCAVRTPESSHEGLITDPHSPSRFRVIGTISNSHEFSKHFGCKANAAMNPKHKCELW